DNA sequence from the Vibrio pelagius genome:
GGCAGCAAGTGGCGATGCTGGAGCAACTGCTCGAAATGAATGAAGCCAAGATCGTAACTTTGAGTAAGCAGAATCGAACCACAGAGGGCGAGGAGAAAAAGAGTATAGAGTTAGTCGTTCAGAAGCGTATCGGAATGATGGATGACTACTATCGTCAACTCGCCAAAACACTGACTTGGTCGAGCGAGCGTGGAATTGATGTAACGGCGTCGAAAGAGAAGTTGAAAAACGCGCTCATTGTTCGGTCTGAATATCTAACCAATGCTATTTTGTACACGGATACGCAACGCCAAGATTTGGAAAAACGTCTTGGATTCGTTAGTGCGGACGAGAAGACAACTATCAATAGCGAGCTAGAGCGATTTAGTGAGCGGACTAGTGTGATGGTGGCGAGTCTCGAAGAAACCATCTCGCTCATGGAACCTTATGGGGTCGATGTTACGTCGTTCAAACGAGTACTATTAGCAACGACCGGCGATATTAACGCGGATGTGTTGGAATGGAGTGTTGCTCGTGAATTGCTAGAAGGTTGGTTAAGAAACTTTGGTTCATGGGCGTTTGAGAATACTCCATCGTTTGTGGTGAAGCTTGCGCTGTTCTTGGGGATTCTTTACGCGACGAGTTTACTTGCCAAGTTAGCTAGAAAAACAGTGAGAAAGAGCATCTCTCACTCGAAGATGGACTTCAGTGTCTTGATGCAAGATTTCTTTGTCTCAATCGCGTCTAAAGCGGTTGTCTTCATTGGCTTGCTGATTGCGCTATCGCAAATTGGTATCGAACTCGCCCCCTTGTTAACCGGTTTTGGTGTTGCAGGTGTGATTATCGGCTTTGCATTGCAAGACACACTCTCTAACTTCGCTTCTGGGTTGATGATTCTTATCTATCGCCCTTATGACGTCGGCGATATGGTGAAAGTGGCCGGAGTGCAAGGCACAGTAAAAGACATGAGCCTAGTGTCGACCACAGTTCAGACCATTGATAATCAGCGCTTAGTGATTCCGAATAATAAAATTTGGGGTGATGTGATCAATAACATCACAGCAGAGCGTGTGCGTCGTGTTGATATGGTCTTCGGGATTGGCTATTCCGATGATATCGATAAAGCGAAATCGGTGTTGAATGACATCATCAT
Encoded proteins:
- a CDS encoding mechanosensitive ion channel family protein produces the protein MINFWRYLLLVLALVTSVSFAESIEKISETQDQLMVELTELQSAHEAEKPFLEDILRRKNQALRDELFSQLSSDNKELVDKVLGQQVAMLEQLLEMNEAKIVTLSKQNRTTEGEEKKSIELVVQKRIGMMDDYYRQLAKTLTWSSERGIDVTASKEKLKNALIVRSEYLTNAILYTDTQRQDLEKRLGFVSADEKTTINSELERFSERTSVMVASLEETISLMEPYGVDVTSFKRVLLATTGDINADVLEWSVARELLEGWLRNFGSWAFENTPSFVVKLALFLGILYATSLLAKLARKTVRKSISHSKMDFSVLMQDFFVSIASKAVVFIGLLIALSQIGIELAPLLTGFGVAGVIIGFALQDTLSNFASGLMILIYRPYDVGDMVKVAGVQGTVKDMSLVSTTVQTIDNQRLVIPNNKIWGDVINNITAERVRRVDMVFGIGYSDDIDKAKSVLNDIIINHPKVLKKPEHMIKLHTLNTSSVDFVVRPWVKTDDYWDVYWDVTETVKKRFDEEGITIPFPQRDVHIYNHEQS